The sequence below is a genomic window from Acetobacter vaccinii.
TGCCAGTTTTGGTAAGTCATCGGCAGAACGGGAAGATATTCTGAAAGAGCTTTTGGGTCGTATTGGCAGTAAAGTGCATTTTGAACCCACGTTGCGCTGCGAATTTGGTCGTAATATTGTTATCGGCAACAACTTCTATGCCAATTTTGATTGTGTGTTGCTTGACGGTGGCGGCATAGAGATTGGCGATGACGTTCTTTTTGGCCCCCGTGTTGGTATTTATACGGCCAATCACGCCATAGATGCCAAGGAACGAGCCGCCGGTGGGTGCTACGCAAAGCCCGTCAGGATAGGCAACAGGGTGTGGATTGGCGGCGGCGTGCAGATTACACCGGGTGTGACGATAGGTGAGGGTAGCGTGATTGGGGCAGGGAGTGTTGTCACTAGGGATGTTCCCCCCAATGTGATTGCTGCGGGTGTTCCCTGTAGGGTCATAAGGGCTATTACCGACGCGGACAGGACCGGCTTCCAACCATAGTCAGTGTAGTAAAAACGGCCTAATTTGGTCGTTAATTTTTGCAGATGGGGTCTGTTGATGCGTGCCTATAAAGTTGTCGATGTATTTTCTGACCGTCCTTTCAAAGGTAATCCGGTGGCCGTTGTGCTGGATGCCGAAGGGCTGGATGATGGGACAATGCAGGCCATAGCACGTTGGACAAACCTGTCGGAGACAACATTCGTCCTGCCAGCAACACAGGCGAGGGCAGATTATCGCCTGCGGATATTCACCCCAAAGCGGGAACTGCCCTTTGCTGGGCACCCGACACTGGGGAGTGCTCATGCTGTGCTGGAAGCCGGGCGTTATAGCCCAAAGAACGGTGTGCTGGTGCAACAGTGCCTGCAAGGGCTGGTTCGTATTGCGGTAGAGGGGGAAGGTAAGAACTGCCAGCTTGTTTTTGACCTGCCAGATGCATCCATAACACCTCTTGCTCCTGCGGATGTTGAGGAACTGGAAGCTATTGCGGGTATTTCCATTATGCGTCGTGCAGCACCCGCGATTATTGATGTCGGGGCTGTCTGGGTTGTCGCACAGGTGGCAAATGCCGATGTGCTGCTGGGGCTAGAGCCAGATCTTGCCCATTCAGCCCGATTTGAAAATCGACTTGGAGTAACAGGCATAACTCTGTTTGGCGACCACGGGCATGGTGAGGCCGAGATTGAGGTGCGCACCTTCGCTCCCTCCTGCGGGTGTGAGGAAGACCCGGTGTGTGGCAGCGGCAATGGGGCGGTTGCGGTTTTTCGGCATACACGCGGACTCTTGGCAGCGCAGGGCGGCACGAATCGCTATAGTGCGGCCCAGGGGCAGCGGGTCGGACGGGCTGGGCGTATTGCTGTTGAGGTGGATGCACGCGGCAAAGTCAGAGTTGGCGGGGCTTGTGTGACCTGTGTGGATGGCACCCTGCGCGATCAGTAAAACCTTTGAGTTTTAGGGGTTTAATACGGTTTTTAGGCTCTGTGTTTAATGCCGGGAAGAGCCAGTCATTCGGTGGCACGTTAAGCTGTGTCGCTTTTGATCTGCTTGAAAGATATGGAGAGTCGATAACTCTATTCTGGTGTTGCAGTCTCTCATTGCGGGAAAGAGGTGGAATACTTAAGGAGGGCTTTCCCAACCCTCCCTGTGCTTGCCGACTATCTGTTCCCGTCGGGAAAGTGGGCCAGTTTTACCCTTATGCTGACCGAACAAGAACACAGACCAAAATCATGACTCGGGCTACAACCAATTCTACTCTGTCTTGGAAAAGGTTTTAAAGAACACCAGAGGCGTAGGTGCGATTTGTGCGCCACGCTGATTAAGAGAGCAGGCCCGGAACGTTGTTTCAGACCTGTGTGGCCAGTTGTTCAGCACTTTGCAGGGTGCTTTGTGTGTCGCTGGCATCGCTATCTGCCAGAACATCCTGCTTTTCCAGATGCTTTTTGCTCTCTTGCAGCATGTTTTTGATCTGCTCTGCCAGGGTCTGCACAGTCTGGGCGAAACCCTGATGGTCGTCGCTATTTGTGTCGGACTGATTGCCGGAGGACGATGCCTGTTCGTCCGTGGCGGTATTGGCCGCCTGCGTGTTCTCTTCTGCTTGTGCGGTCGTGTTTTGATCTGATTGCGGTGTTTGTGCGTTGGTACCATTCTGAGGGGAAGACAGAACAACCGTGCCGACAGCAGTATTGGCCGCACTGCCGCCGCCGCTTTGCATGTACTGGGCAACGGCTGCTGCAAGTTGGTGGGCAAGCTGGGCCAGTTGCTGCGCCAGTTCCTTGTGGGAGAGCAGAGCCTTGATCTGCATGAGTTGACGCATCTGCGCTTTGAGGATGTTGACCCGCTCTTCCGCCTGTTGCTTGGCGTCAGAGTGGTCGGACCTGATCAACTGGTCCAGTCGCCCAAGAGCCTGCTGCGCGGAAGACATGCTGGCACTGGCGAGGGAGGAACCACTGGCGAGGTAATCCTGCCCTGCCTGTGACAGGGTTATCTCAACGGAGGATGCCTCTTTCTCAATAGCCTGAGTGGAGGCGTTTGTGTCTGTGCTGTCGCTCGCCACGGATGGACGGCTGACATCAGTATATGTGACCGTGGCGGAAACGAGCATTGGAAGATCGTCCTGTTGATCGTGGTTTGAGCAGGAGGCAGTGTCATGATGTTATAAAATGCCCCCCGATCATTAAGTGAAATGGTTTGGAAGACGTTAATTTTGTAATTTAATTAATGTCCATTGCATGGATAAAACGACAGGTGCTGTTATCGCGCACGCGCGCTATCGTGCCGTGCTGACGAGAGGGGCAAGGTCTCGAAGCCATGCCAGATGATCAACGGGTATTAGTATAGCGTATTGAAATAGAATGTTTTTCTATCAATTTTACAGATTATGCCTGTGCATTGGAGGGCGTGCTTTGTGACGTAACAGGCACAAAACCCCCGTTTTGCAAGGCACGCCCCAGATCGGGCGGGGATGCCGTAGTCTGGCAGGACAGATGTCCTCGCGGGAGAAGAGGGCAAATTGTCCGATGCAGCAGGCAGGTGCAGAGGGGTATCGTTTACTGCGGCTGAGGAGTCCGGGGGAAAGGCCGAGGTTTGCGGGCTTTGACCACCACGGTATCCAGTTCAGACAAAAAGCGCGACCTATCGGCTTTCCCAAAGGCAGCACTGCCTGAGGTCATGACTCCGGCAGAGCGTAAATCTGTCATCAGGTTACGCATGGCCAGAGCCATGCCGATCGCGTCCTTATCCAGAAGGCGCCCTTTTGGCTCCAGCACATAGGCCCCTTTTTCCACACAGCGTGCGGCCAGGGGGATATCTGCTGTAATGGCAATATCACCAGCGGCAATGTGGTCGGCAATCCAGTCATCTGCCACGTCTGGTCCGGCATTCACAACAACCCGCTCGATCAGGGCGGAAGCAGGCACAGCCATCATCCTGTTGGACACCACAAATACATGCAGCCCATAGCGCCCCGCAACACGATACACTTCCTCTTTGACAGGGCAGGCGTCGGAATCAACAAAAATACGGGTCATAACCTCACTCTATGGTCGTCAGCCTTTCGGGCCGTCCCATTCCGGGGATGGTGTTCAAACCTGGGTTTTGTATCGAAGGCTCAGCTTTTTTATGGGCATGGCAACTAAGGGCGTCTTGTTCAGGTGCCACACGCGCTTAGAATAAATGCCAGATCGGATTGTTGCGGTCTGCCAGCAGTTTGATGGTCAATGCAAAGGACATAATGACCAACAAGGGCCGCACACCTTTGCCACCAAAGCGTATGGCCAGTCTGGCCCCGATCTGGTTGCCCAGCACGTTGGCGCATGCCATGCCCAGCCCCAGTAACCATAGCACCTTGCCCCCTGCGATCATGGCACTCAGCCCGGCTAGGTTGGTAACAAGATTGAGAAATTTGGTATTGGCAATGGCCCGCACCAGACCAAGCCCCGCAACTGCGACCAGCACAGTGGTCAGGAACGACCCGGCACCGGGGCCAAAAAAACCATCATAAAACCCCACAACGCTAATGCAGGCTGTCAGCCCCCAGCGGCCCAGACGGGCATGGCGGTCGGCTGTGCTCATGGGGGGCGCTAACAGAAAGTAAAACCCCATACCAATTAGCAGAACGGGCACAAAGGCGGACAGAAAAGCCGGGTTGATGAACTGTACTGTTGTGGCCCCAGCAACAGACCCCACAAAAGCCCCAGCGGCAGGCAGGGCAAACTGTGCTAGGTCAACATGGCCCGCCCGCAAAAAGGTCAGAAAGGCGGAGGAGGTACCAATGGTGCTTTGCAGCTTGTTGGTCGCCAGTGCCGAGACGGGGGGGACCCCCACCGCCATCAGGGCAGGTATGGTCAGCAATCCACCCCCACCTGCCAGTGCGTCGATGCCGCCAGCGACGAAGGCGGTGGAGATGAGGAACAGGATAGTTTCAAACGTAAAATGCATTGGGTGTGGCTACCCCGAGGGCGTGACACGACGCAAAGACTTTTTGCGTCATGTCTGTGTCAGCCGGGCCGTGAGTGCTGGGCGCATATCGTGGGGCAGAGGTGCACCCGCGCTGATTTAACCCGAGATCGTGGCCTGGAACTTCAGCTTTCCATCATTGGTGGAGCATGCAAGCTGCTGTCCGGGCAGGTAGTCACAGGTTCCGCGGGCTTTGAGCAGCATTTCATGCGGTGTGCCTTCGTAGTCTTTGATCAGAAGGCCAAAAATCGAGTATTTGCTGGGGGTCATCGCCGGGGGGATGGCGTTGTAGAATGTAATGGCCGCCTTGGGGCCGTAGAAGGAAAACTCCTTACCACCATCCTTGCGGTCAGCGACAAAAAAGCCATTGCATGGGAGCTCATCAGCTTTGGAGCCCGGCTTGGTGCTGATGTACAGGACTTTGCAGCCCGTGCTGCGCTGCCCGGTAATGGCGGTGTGGTTGGGGTCACCGTTCTGCTGGGCTTCAAACTCGCTTTCAGAATGCGGCAGCGTTTCAGCCGCAGCCCTCTGGGTGGGGCCAAGCAGAGGGATAAACCCGCACAAGGCCAGCCCCATCATTCCTGTCCGCGTAGAAATGGTTTTGAGAAAACTCACCATGTCATGGTCCCGTTACAAGGGTTGCGTGAACACTCACTATGCCGCCAGTGCCTGCGGGTTGAAAGGGGCGTGTGTTCTGCCCTGGCGTGGCTTGTTGAGGGCGGGGCAGGGTGTTGGGGCGCAGCCCTTTCTCTCTGACTGGTTTTGATTTCCCGCTGTCAGGCGTATGCTGCGCGCAGGGACCAGAAGGGGTTGAGAACATGCGTAAATGGATTGTCTATTGTGGGCTTGTCGGCGTCATTTCAAGCGCAACCCCAGCGTTGGCGCAGGAAGAAGACAGCGACTACAATGCACTGTCCCGCAAGGTGACGACAAATTCTACCTGCATTGACTATCTTAACTCTGAACACGGAGAATACGCAGGTGATAAAATGTCAGAATCCCTTGCCCCGGATGAGGAAACAATAGGGCTGTCCAGAGCCATCAGGGATGAATGTCAGAAATACCCCAAGGAACCGCTCGAAAAGGCCGTGTCGAGTGTCAAAAATGCTTATACGCACAAGCTGTCTGACATTATGGAAAAAGTAAAACGCGGTAAAAATTCGTTGAATGGCAAAAGCGGATCATAATTTTTCAAGACTCATATTTATAACGATGCTGCCTGTCGACCACTGCCAGCAGGCAGGAGCGGTATGGGAAAAAGCCGGTCATAAGCCCAGTTGAAGAAGAAAGCATACACCAGATAAAAAAGGGCGATTGAAAGCGTAAGCGAGAATGTTTCCGCCAGGCTGGTCCGCAAATACAGGGCAATAGCGGGCAGTAATACTATTTGCAGGCCACCCTCAAACAGACAGGTATGAATAACCCGCAGGACAACTGTTTTTTGCGTTGTTTTGAACAGTCTCATCATGGTGTGGTCAAAAAGGTGATTATAGCAGTAATTCCACACGGTGGCAGTGATTGCACTGCCAAGGCCGATAACCCCCATGGCGCTTTCCTGAAGGTTAAAAAGATAGCCTCCCACAGGGATCACGATGGCAAGAGCCAGAATCTCAAACAGCAGGGCATGGCGCATCCGGTCAGGGACGGAGCGCATGGCGGCAGGCTGGGCGGGGGATTGGGTCGCTGG
It includes:
- a CDS encoding sugar O-acetyltransferase translates to MTLDEQMDKIRSGAVYNDLTAELVQAREQAVFLANRYNASFGKSSAEREDILKELLGRIGSKVHFEPTLRCEFGRNIVIGNNFYANFDCVLLDGGGIEIGDDVLFGPRVGIYTANHAIDAKERAAGGCYAKPVRIGNRVWIGGGVQITPGVTIGEGSVIGAGSVVTRDVPPNVIAAGVPCRVIRAITDADRTGFQP
- a CDS encoding PhzF family phenazine biosynthesis protein; the protein is MRAYKVVDVFSDRPFKGNPVAVVLDAEGLDDGTMQAIARWTNLSETTFVLPATQARADYRLRIFTPKRELPFAGHPTLGSAHAVLEAGRYSPKNGVLVQQCLQGLVRIAVEGEGKNCQLVFDLPDASITPLAPADVEELEAIAGISIMRRAAPAIIDVGAVWVVAQVANADVLLGLEPDLAHSARFENRLGVTGITLFGDHGHGEAEIEVRTFAPSCGCEEDPVCGSGNGAVAVFRHTRGLLAAQGGTNRYSAAQGQRVGRAGRIAVEVDARGKVRVGGACVTCVDGTLRDQ
- a CDS encoding YaiI/YqxD family protein, which encodes MTRIFVDSDACPVKEEVYRVAGRYGLHVFVVSNRMMAVPASALIERVVVNAGPDVADDWIADHIAAGDIAITADIPLAARCVEKGAYVLEPKGRLLDKDAIGMALAMRNLMTDLRSAGVMTSGSAAFGKADRSRFLSELDTVVVKARKPRPFPRTPQPQ
- a CDS encoding TSUP family transporter, which gives rise to MHFTFETILFLISTAFVAGGIDALAGGGGLLTIPALMAVGVPPVSALATNKLQSTIGTSSAFLTFLRAGHVDLAQFALPAAGAFVGSVAGATTVQFINPAFLSAFVPVLLIGMGFYFLLAPPMSTADRHARLGRWGLTACISVVGFYDGFFGPGAGSFLTTVLVAVAGLGLVRAIANTKFLNLVTNLAGLSAMIAGGKVLWLLGLGMACANVLGNQIGARLAIRFGGKGVRPLLVIMSFALTIKLLADRNNPIWHLF
- a CDS encoding PACE efflux transporter, which produces MSTPATQSPAQPAAMRSVPDRMRHALLFEILALAIVIPVGGYLFNLQESAMGVIGLGSAITATVWNYCYNHLFDHTMMRLFKTTQKTVVLRVIHTCLFEGGLQIVLLPAIALYLRTSLAETFSLTLSIALFYLVYAFFFNWAYDRLFPIPLLPAGSGRQAASL